Proteins encoded together in one Micromonospora kangleipakensis window:
- a CDS encoding VOC family protein: protein MLKCRDPEVLARFWCEVLDFIVLDREEEGCIEIGPREGFGGPQPTIFLIRNDEPKNGIARLHIDVNAIDRDQDAELERLLAVGAELVDIGQPAEASWHVLADPEGNEFCLLKRRLDPL, encoded by the coding sequence GTGCTCAAGTGCCGAGACCCCGAGGTGCTGGCGCGGTTCTGGTGCGAGGTCCTGGACTTCATAGTGCTCGATCGCGAGGAGGAGGGCTGCATCGAGATAGGTCCGCGCGAAGGGTTCGGCGGCCCGCAGCCGACGATCTTCCTCATCCGCAACGACGAGCCGAAGAACGGGATTGCCCGGCTGCACATCGACGTCAACGCCATCGACCGCGATCAGGACGCCGAGCTCGAACGCCTCCTGGCCGTCGGGGCCGAACTCGTCGACATCGGTCAGCCCGCGGAGGCGTCCTGGCACGTCCTCGCCGATCCAGAAGGCAACGAGTTCTGCCTGCTCAAGCGCCGCCTCGACCCACTCTGA
- a CDS encoding epoxide hydrolase family protein produces MAVKTEARTGAAEVRPFKIEVPEADLEDLRARIRATRWPNKETVEDDSQGVPLALMQDLARYWANDYDWRKCEARLKALPNFVTEIDGLEIHFIHVRSKHEDALPIVVCHGWPGSIVEQLKLIDPLTDPTAHGASASDAFHVVIPSMPGYGFSGQPITTGWDPVHIGKAYVELMKRLGYTRFVAQGGDWGAIVVDAMAGGRANPAAAEPAPPELIGIHTNMPGAVPPDLFVAAFAGSPAPGGLSDEERSTYEQLLRFFGTHVAYGLIMGTRPQTLYGLADSPIDLAAFMLDHGDGAGQPGIVQQVLEGRLQKPSDLTRDDILDNITLFWLTNSGVSSARLYWENKLPFFAAKGVTIPVGVSIFADEIYRVPRSWAERAYHNLVHYNRHDRGGHFAAWEQPQLLSEDIRATYRSLR; encoded by the coding sequence GTGGCCGTCAAGACGGAAGCGCGAACGGGCGCCGCAGAAGTGCGGCCATTCAAGATCGAGGTCCCCGAGGCGGACCTCGAGGATCTACGCGCGCGCATCAGAGCCACGCGCTGGCCGAACAAAGAGACCGTCGAGGATGACTCGCAGGGCGTGCCGCTCGCGCTCATGCAGGACCTCGCTCGCTACTGGGCGAACGACTACGACTGGCGCAAGTGCGAGGCGCGGCTGAAGGCCCTCCCCAACTTCGTCACCGAGATCGACGGTCTGGAAATCCACTTCATCCACGTTCGCTCGAAGCACGAGGACGCGCTCCCGATCGTCGTCTGCCACGGCTGGCCCGGGTCGATCGTCGAGCAACTGAAGCTCATCGACCCGCTCACGGATCCGACGGCGCACGGCGCGAGCGCGTCGGATGCCTTCCACGTCGTGATCCCGTCGATGCCCGGATACGGGTTCTCCGGCCAGCCGATCACGACCGGCTGGGACCCCGTGCACATCGGGAAGGCCTACGTCGAGCTCATGAAGCGGCTCGGGTACACGCGCTTCGTCGCGCAGGGCGGCGACTGGGGCGCGATCGTCGTCGACGCGATGGCCGGCGGCCGCGCCAACCCGGCGGCCGCCGAGCCGGCGCCACCGGAGCTGATCGGCATCCACACCAACATGCCCGGCGCGGTTCCGCCGGACCTCTTCGTCGCGGCCTTTGCCGGCAGTCCGGCGCCGGGCGGTCTCTCCGACGAGGAGCGGAGCACGTACGAGCAGCTGCTCAGGTTCTTTGGGACGCACGTGGCGTACGGGCTGATCATGGGGACGCGCCCGCAGACGCTCTACGGCCTGGCGGACTCACCCATCGATCTCGCCGCGTTCATGCTCGACCACGGCGACGGGGCCGGTCAGCCCGGCATCGTTCAGCAGGTCCTCGAGGGACGTCTGCAGAAGCCGAGCGACCTCACGCGCGACGACATCCTGGACAACATCACGCTCTTCTGGCTGACCAACAGCGGGGTGTCCTCGGCGCGGCTGTACTGGGAGAACAAGCTCCCCTTCTTCGCTGCCAAGGGCGTGACGATCCCGGTCGGCGTGAGCATCTTCGCCGACGAGATCTACCGGGTTCCGCGCAGCTGGGCGGAGCGGGCGTACCACAACCTCGTCCACTACAACCGGCACGACAGGGGCGGGCACTTCGCGGCCTGGGAGCAGCCGCAGCTGCTCTCGGAAGACATCCGCGCGACGTACCGATCGCTGCGCTAG
- a CDS encoding BTAD domain-containing putative transcriptional regulator, whose amino-acid sequence MQIGMLGPFEVRADDGVLADVPGARLRGLLIALALEPGRVVQKATLVDWIWGERPPSDAANALQRLVSRLRKALPEGLVEGQTDGYRLTVEPDAVDAVRFERLVGQARNDEDPRRVRLLREALALWRGAAMQDVGLPDSAAFDAAVARLEGLRLTALEDRFDAEVSLGHGVKLVTELTDLVAAHPVRERLVAALMRALVAAGRGSEALLVYQRTREALADALGVDPSPELSALHVALLRGELGRREETRKTNLRAELTSFVGKDADVAAVRELIAEHRLTTLIGPGGSGKTRLATETARTLLGDLPDGAWLVELAAIGADGDVAQSALAGLGLRDALLGGAPNADLADRLIAAIREREALLILDNCEHVIESAAAFAHRVLGECQRLRILATSREPLGITGEALWLVEPLAVPEGDAGPGEIESSPAVRLLRDRAGAVRKDLAVDAHTLSTMVRVCRALDGMPLAIELAAARLRTMSLDQLAHRLDDRFRLLTSGSRTALPRHRTLRAVVDWSWELLTDAERMVLRRLSVFSGGASLEAAERVCAGDAVEQEQVFELLTSLAEKSLLLTDGDRAPRYRMLGTIKEYAGHRLAEAGESDLARQAHLGYFTELTETAEPHLRRAEQLEWLATLEVEHDNIGSAMRGALAAGEAHAAMRLAAGAGWYWWLSGHKAEGIELITAATETPGEVADEIRAIVYALVVLFASSGRGDEHQAAEWIHKAYRFSQRSQSRNPLLGLVVPLERMLQAPDAFLPAWEPLLDDEDPWVRALARFHLGKMRIVLGQGGRDADAHLEMALAEFRAIGERYGISIALTELADRIAVRGEFAGAGEHYEQAIAVVTEVGAIEDVIRMRSRQAQLYWLLGDEESSAAAIAEAQQCAERVTWPDALAELALAKAELARWRGNAEEAYQQLGVATTMLGNDAEQANIRAVTHDLLGYLADDLSEARTYHAAACQAASEAGHAPLIAQVLVGIADLALRSEEYEQAARLLAASAGVRGLPDRSHPDVARIEQAARSRLGEARYAEAAREGTQTSWSQLVTATLAS is encoded by the coding sequence GTGCAGATCGGGATGCTTGGACCATTCGAGGTTCGCGCGGACGACGGCGTCTTAGCCGACGTGCCGGGCGCCCGGTTGCGCGGGCTGTTGATCGCCCTCGCGCTCGAACCTGGTCGCGTGGTCCAGAAGGCGACGCTGGTCGACTGGATTTGGGGTGAGCGCCCGCCCTCCGACGCGGCGAATGCCTTGCAACGCTTGGTTTCCCGGTTGCGGAAGGCGCTGCCGGAAGGGTTGGTCGAGGGGCAGACGGACGGCTACCGGTTGACGGTGGAACCCGATGCTGTCGACGCCGTGCGGTTCGAACGCCTCGTCGGCCAGGCCCGCAATGACGAGGATCCACGGCGAGTACGGCTGCTGCGCGAGGCCCTCGCATTGTGGCGCGGTGCGGCCATGCAGGACGTCGGTTTGCCGGATAGCGCAGCTTTTGACGCGGCGGTCGCGCGGCTCGAAGGGCTACGCCTGACTGCCCTGGAGGATCGGTTCGATGCGGAGGTCAGCCTCGGCCACGGTGTGAAGCTGGTCACGGAATTGACCGACCTGGTGGCCGCCCACCCGGTGCGAGAACGGCTTGTCGCTGCGCTGATGCGTGCCCTCGTTGCGGCCGGTCGCGGCAGCGAGGCGCTGCTGGTGTACCAGCGCACGAGAGAAGCCCTGGCCGACGCGCTGGGTGTCGACCCCTCACCGGAGCTGTCCGCGTTGCACGTCGCGCTGTTGCGGGGCGAGTTGGGACGGCGGGAGGAAACCCGGAAGACCAACTTGCGTGCCGAGCTGACCAGCTTCGTCGGCAAGGACGCTGATGTCGCCGCGGTCCGCGAACTCATCGCCGAACATCGGCTCACCACCCTGATCGGGCCGGGCGGCTCGGGGAAGACCAGGCTGGCCACGGAAACCGCGCGCACGCTGCTCGGCGACCTGCCGGACGGGGCCTGGCTGGTGGAGCTCGCAGCCATCGGCGCGGACGGTGACGTGGCGCAGTCGGCGCTAGCCGGGCTCGGCCTCCGGGATGCTCTGCTCGGCGGGGCACCGAACGCGGATCTGGCGGACCGGCTCATCGCCGCGATCCGCGAGCGGGAGGCGCTGCTGATTCTGGACAACTGTGAGCACGTGATCGAGTCGGCGGCGGCGTTCGCCCATCGAGTGCTCGGGGAGTGCCAGCGGCTGCGGATCCTGGCGACGAGCCGGGAGCCGCTCGGCATCACCGGTGAGGCGCTGTGGCTGGTCGAGCCGCTGGCCGTGCCGGAGGGGGACGCCGGCCCCGGCGAGATCGAGTCCTCTCCGGCCGTCCGGTTGCTGCGGGACCGGGCGGGCGCGGTGCGCAAGGATCTCGCGGTCGACGCCCACACGTTGTCGACGATGGTGCGCGTCTGCCGGGCGCTGGACGGGATGCCGCTGGCGATCGAATTGGCCGCGGCCCGGTTACGCACCATGTCCCTCGATCAGCTCGCCCACCGGCTCGACGACCGGTTCCGCCTGCTGACCAGCGGTAGCCGTACCGCGTTGCCGCGGCACAGGACGCTGCGCGCGGTGGTCGACTGGAGCTGGGAGTTGCTCACCGACGCCGAACGGATGGTCCTGCGCAGGCTCTCGGTGTTCTCGGGCGGGGCGAGCCTGGAAGCGGCCGAGCGGGTCTGCGCCGGCGATGCGGTCGAGCAGGAGCAGGTGTTCGAGTTGCTCACCTCGCTGGCCGAGAAATCGCTGCTGCTCACCGATGGCGACCGCGCACCGCGTTACCGGATGCTCGGCACGATCAAGGAGTACGCCGGGCACCGGCTCGCGGAGGCGGGGGAATCGGACCTGGCCCGCCAGGCGCATCTCGGCTACTTCACCGAACTCACCGAGACCGCGGAGCCGCATCTTCGCCGCGCCGAGCAATTGGAATGGCTGGCCACGCTCGAGGTTGAGCACGACAACATCGGTTCTGCGATGCGTGGTGCGCTCGCGGCCGGCGAGGCGCACGCGGCGATGCGGCTCGCGGCGGGCGCCGGCTGGTACTGGTGGCTCAGCGGGCACAAGGCCGAAGGCATCGAGCTGATCACCGCGGCCACCGAAACGCCCGGCGAGGTGGCCGATGAGATCCGGGCCATCGTGTATGCGCTCGTCGTGCTGTTCGCGAGCTCCGGGCGGGGCGACGAACACCAGGCGGCGGAGTGGATCCACAAGGCATACCGGTTCAGCCAGCGCAGTCAGTCCCGCAACCCGCTGCTGGGGTTGGTCGTCCCGCTGGAACGCATGTTGCAGGCGCCGGACGCGTTCTTGCCCGCGTGGGAACCATTGCTGGACGATGAGGACCCCTGGGTACGCGCACTGGCCCGGTTTCACCTCGGCAAGATGCGGATCGTGCTCGGCCAGGGCGGGCGGGATGCGGACGCGCATCTCGAGATGGCGCTCGCCGAGTTCCGGGCAATCGGCGAAAGGTATGGGATCTCGATCGCCCTGACCGAGCTGGCGGACCGGATCGCCGTGCGCGGCGAGTTCGCCGGTGCGGGGGAGCACTACGAACAGGCGATCGCGGTCGTCACCGAAGTCGGTGCTATCGAGGATGTCATCCGGATGCGGTCGCGACAGGCGCAGCTGTACTGGTTGCTAGGCGATGAGGAGTCTAGCGCGGCTGCTATAGCCGAGGCGCAACAGTGCGCGGAACGGGTCACCTGGCCGGATGCGCTGGCTGAGCTGGCCCTTGCTAAGGCGGAACTCGCCCGCTGGCGCGGCAACGCCGAGGAGGCATACCAGCAACTCGGCGTCGCGACAACCATGCTGGGCAACGACGCGGAGCAGGCAAACATCCGCGCGGTGACACACGACCTGCTCGGCTACCTTGCCGACGATCTCAGCGAGGCCCGTACGTACCACGCGGCGGCCTGCCAGGCGGCCTCCGAGGCGGGGCACGCACCCCTGATCGCGCAGGTACTCGTCGGGATCGCGGACCTGGCACTACGCAGCGAAGAGTACGAGCAGGCCGCGCGGCTGCTCGCGGCAAGCGCCGGCGTGCGCGGACTGCCGGATCGTTCCCACCCGGATGTGGCCCGGATCGAGCAGGCCGCGCGGAGCCGCCTCGGCGAAGCACGGTACGCCGAGGCGGCTCGGGAGGGCACGCAGACGAGCTGGTCTCAGTTGGTCACCGCCACGCTCGCCTCCTGA
- a CDS encoding DUF4097 family beta strand repeat-containing protein, with protein sequence MPTFATPGPIVATVVVAGAQVRVTASDRTDTVVLVEPINKASRLDVKVANKTKVDFAGGQLSVKTTASGDKSGSVAITIDLPAGSSLVSYLAHSDVHADGSLGECELHMASGRVQLDRINALQANIAAGEVTIGHIAERANIDGAAFAMSISEVKDTVKLSNSGGQIWIGHASADLDLSSGSGGFDIDRADGSVTAKTASGAIRIGRMRNGHAKLMNGSGNIEVGISEGTAASIDVNSERGSVRNWVPSLASPGPSDPKVSVHARTRHGDIIIQPAAN encoded by the coding sequence ATGCCTACATTCGCAACGCCAGGACCCATCGTCGCCACCGTTGTTGTCGCCGGCGCTCAGGTGCGGGTCACCGCGAGCGACCGGACCGATACCGTGGTGCTGGTCGAACCCATCAACAAGGCGAGCCGGTTGGACGTCAAGGTGGCCAACAAAACCAAGGTTGACTTCGCCGGCGGTCAGCTATCGGTCAAGACGACCGCCTCCGGGGACAAGAGCGGTTCGGTCGCCATCACGATCGACCTGCCCGCCGGCTCCAGCCTGGTTTCGTACCTGGCGCACTCGGATGTTCACGCTGACGGCTCACTTGGAGAGTGCGAGCTGCACATGGCATCGGGTCGGGTCCAGCTCGATCGCATCAACGCGCTGCAGGCGAACATCGCGGCCGGTGAGGTCACGATCGGCCACATCGCCGAGCGCGCCAACATCGACGGTGCGGCGTTCGCAATGAGCATCAGCGAGGTCAAGGACACCGTCAAGCTCTCGAACTCGGGCGGGCAGATCTGGATCGGCCACGCATCGGCCGACCTCGATCTCAGCAGTGGCAGCGGCGGTTTCGACATCGACCGCGCCGACGGCAGCGTCACCGCCAAGACCGCCAGCGGTGCCATTCGGATCGGACGAATGAGGAACGGTCACGCGAAGCTGATGAACGGCTCAGGGAACATCGAGGTCGGCATCAGCGAGGGCACCGCGGCCTCCATCGACGTCAACAGCGAGCGAGGGTCGGTGCGCAACTGGGTTCCGTCGCTGGCAAGCCCTGGCCCGTCAGACCCCAAGGTCTCGGTCCACGCCCGCACGCGGCACGGCGACATCATCATTCAACCCGCAGCAAACTGA
- a CDS encoding ABC transporter permease — protein sequence MSTKSHSMVMLRRNFKHIARNPTSVFNAVLMPVVIMLMFVYMFGDAFNVGVDYIDYATPGLMLLAVCYGLGATATSVNSDMTKGIINRFKVMDVSRGAVLTGHVVASLLTNLIAIGALIGVAFLLGFSPSASSLDWLGVVGIVVLLGFAAGWLTVALGLAAKSPETAGLAAVPLVMLPFFSSAIVPAEKMGPGLRQFAEYQPFTPIIETLRGLLNGAPSPSDAITAIAWCVGIALVGYLWARSTFKRRA from the coding sequence ATGAGCACCAAGTCCCATTCGATGGTCATGTTGCGTCGCAACTTCAAACACATCGCCCGGAATCCGACCTCGGTGTTCAACGCGGTCCTGATGCCGGTCGTGATCATGTTGATGTTCGTGTACATGTTCGGAGACGCTTTCAACGTCGGTGTCGACTACATCGACTACGCGACGCCGGGACTGATGCTGTTGGCCGTCTGTTACGGGCTGGGGGCCACCGCGACGTCGGTGAACTCCGACATGACGAAGGGCATCATCAACCGGTTCAAGGTCATGGACGTCTCCCGTGGTGCGGTGTTGACCGGTCACGTCGTCGCCAGTCTGCTGACCAATCTGATCGCCATCGGGGCGCTCATCGGGGTGGCCTTCCTGCTGGGATTCAGCCCGTCGGCGAGTTCCCTTGATTGGCTCGGCGTGGTCGGCATCGTCGTGCTGCTCGGTTTCGCGGCCGGCTGGCTCACGGTCGCCTTGGGATTGGCGGCGAAGTCTCCGGAGACGGCGGGTCTGGCCGCCGTGCCGCTGGTCATGCTGCCGTTCTTCAGCAGCGCGATCGTACCGGCGGAGAAGATGGGGCCGGGCCTGCGGCAGTTCGCGGAGTACCAGCCCTTCACGCCGATCATCGAAACCTTGCGCGGATTGCTCAACGGCGCACCGTCCCCCAGCGACGCGATCACCGCCATCGCCTGGTGCGTCGGCATCGCTCTCGTCGGGTACCTGTGGGCGCGTTCCACATTCAAGAGGCGCGCGTGA
- a CDS encoding ATP-binding cassette domain-containing protein, with amino-acid sequence MTSSAIAVSGLRKAYGDKIVLDGIDLDVRAGTVFSLLGPNGAGKTTTVNVLTTLMKADGGTVRVAGHDVATETKAVRAEIGVTGQFAAVDELLTGQENLQLMADLKRVGSGELVVTELLERFDLVESAQKLVSTYSGGMRRKLDLAMTLVGKPRIIFLDEPTTGLDPRSRRTMWEIVRELVADGVTIFLTTQYLEEADQLADRIAVLDQGRLVAQGTPDDLKRQVPGSHVRLRFTDVADLDAAARVLTDSTRDDEALALRVPSDGGTKSLRALLDRLDEYSISAEEFSVHTPDLDDVFLALTGHTTEVVAK; translated from the coding sequence ATGACAAGTTCGGCGATTGCAGTTTCAGGGCTGCGGAAGGCATATGGGGACAAAATCGTGCTCGATGGCATCGATCTAGATGTTCGTGCGGGCACGGTTTTTTCCCTGCTCGGCCCGAATGGGGCGGGTAAGACGACGACGGTGAACGTGCTGACCACGTTGATGAAGGCCGACGGTGGAACGGTACGGGTTGCCGGGCATGATGTCGCGACCGAGACCAAGGCGGTGCGTGCGGAAATCGGGGTCACCGGTCAGTTCGCGGCGGTGGATGAGCTGCTGACGGGGCAGGAGAACCTGCAGTTGATGGCGGATCTGAAGCGTGTGGGCTCCGGCGAGCTGGTTGTCACGGAGTTGCTGGAGCGGTTCGATCTGGTGGAGTCGGCGCAGAAGCTGGTGTCGACCTATTCCGGGGGTATGCGCCGGAAGCTGGATCTGGCGATGACGCTGGTCGGCAAGCCACGAATCATTTTCCTGGACGAGCCGACGACGGGACTGGATCCGCGCAGCCGCCGCACGATGTGGGAAATCGTCCGAGAGTTGGTGGCCGATGGTGTAACCATTTTCCTTACCACCCAGTACCTCGAGGAAGCCGATCAGCTCGCCGACCGGATCGCGGTACTCGACCAGGGCCGCCTGGTTGCCCAGGGCACTCCCGACGACCTCAAACGCCAGGTCCCCGGCAGTCATGTCCGACTCCGGTTCACCGACGTCGCCGACCTCGACGCGGCCGCGCGGGTCCTTACCGACTCCACGCGGGATGACGAGGCACTGGCCCTGCGGGTTCCCAGCGACGGTGGGACGAAATCGCTGCGGGCCCTGCTGGACAGGCTCGACGAGTACTCGATCAGCGCCGAAGAGTTCTCCGTCCACACACCGGACCTCGATGACGTTTTCCTCGCCCTGACGGGCCACACCACGGAGGTGGTCGCGAAATGA
- a CDS encoding GNAT family N-acetyltransferase — protein MTDVVVPRAEDFDEIAGLLALAFHGGLDPELLEVERGIFEPERALLVRDGTTAVAHAAAFTRELGVPGASVPAAHVTMVSVAPTHRRRGLLTALMRRQLREIRDAGREPIAVLWASEGRIYPRFGYGLAAQRLTVSCDTTELRLPEPASVAGTLRLDQPVARQAELARLYDRVRADRPGWSNRDERWWRYVVADVKSLREGATERRVLLHEGPSGLDGYALFRTKDEWDGSGPRGEVRVDEVVAEHPDAYLALWRLLLSIDLTRRLSFRTAAVDEPLLWLVNEPRRLGAQLSDGLWVRVVDLPAALAARRYATDLDVVIEVTDELLPENAGRWRLVGGPSAATCTATTEPPRLACDVRALGELYLGGAGLGALAAAGRVRELVPGTLAAAAPAFGWHRAPAPMEVF, from the coding sequence ATGACCGATGTGGTGGTGCCCCGGGCCGAGGACTTCGACGAGATCGCCGGGCTGCTGGCCCTGGCCTTCCACGGCGGTCTCGACCCCGAGCTGCTCGAGGTCGAGCGGGGGATCTTCGAACCGGAGCGCGCGCTGCTGGTCCGCGACGGCACGACGGCGGTCGCGCACGCCGCGGCGTTCACCCGGGAGCTGGGGGTGCCCGGCGCCAGCGTGCCGGCGGCGCACGTGACGATGGTCTCGGTCGCCCCGACCCACCGCCGCCGGGGCCTGCTCACCGCGCTGATGCGCCGCCAACTGCGGGAGATCCGCGACGCCGGCCGGGAGCCGATCGCGGTGCTGTGGGCCAGCGAGGGCCGGATCTACCCCCGGTTCGGCTACGGCCTGGCCGCGCAGCGGCTCACCGTGAGCTGCGACACCACCGAGCTGCGCCTGCCGGAGCCGGCGTCCGTCGCGGGCACGCTCCGCCTGGACCAGCCGGTCGCGCGGCAGGCCGAGCTGGCCCGGCTGTACGACCGGGTCCGCGCCGACCGCCCCGGCTGGTCGAACCGGGACGAGCGCTGGTGGCGGTACGTGGTGGCCGACGTGAAGAGCCTGCGGGAGGGTGCCACCGAGCGGCGGGTGCTGCTGCACGAGGGGCCGTCGGGGCTCGACGGGTACGCGCTGTTCCGGACGAAGGACGAGTGGGACGGGAGCGGCCCGCGCGGCGAGGTCCGGGTCGACGAGGTGGTCGCGGAGCACCCCGACGCGTACCTGGCGCTGTGGCGGCTGCTGCTCTCGATCGACCTGACCCGGCGGCTGTCCTTCCGTACCGCCGCCGTGGACGAGCCGCTGCTGTGGCTGGTGAACGAGCCGCGGCGGCTCGGCGCCCAGCTCTCCGACGGGCTCTGGGTACGCGTGGTCGACCTGCCCGCCGCGCTGGCCGCCCGCCGGTACGCCACCGACCTGGACGTGGTGATCGAGGTCACGGACGAGCTGCTGCCGGAGAACGCCGGCCGCTGGCGCCTGGTCGGCGGCCCGTCGGCGGCGACCTGCACGGCCACCACCGAACCGCCCCGGCTCGCCTGCGACGTACGCGCCCTCGGCGAGCTCTACCTGGGCGGCGCCGGGCTCGGGGCGCTCGCCGCCGCCGGCCGGGTGCGGGAACTCGTGCCGGGGACGCTCGCGGCGGCCGCCCCGGCCTTCGGCTGGCACCGCGCCCCGGCCCCGATGGAGGTGTTCTGA
- a CDS encoding ribose-5-phosphate isomerase yields MRVYLGSDHAGFELKVHLANHLATQGYEVVDVGPHAFDPDDDYPAFCLHTGDRVVNDPGSLGVVIGGSGNGEQIAANKVAGVRAALAWNIDTAQLAREHNDANIIAVGARQHTLDDATALVEAFLTTPFSGNPRHSRRIAQVAAYEQTRELPDLPA; encoded by the coding sequence ATGCGCGTCTACCTGGGATCCGATCACGCCGGTTTCGAGCTGAAGGTGCACCTGGCCAACCACCTGGCCACGCAGGGGTACGAGGTGGTCGACGTCGGCCCGCACGCCTTCGACCCGGACGACGACTACCCGGCGTTCTGCCTGCACACCGGTGACCGGGTGGTCAACGATCCGGGCAGCCTCGGCGTGGTCATCGGCGGCTCCGGCAACGGCGAGCAGATCGCCGCGAACAAGGTGGCCGGCGTCCGCGCGGCGCTCGCCTGGAACATCGACACCGCGCAGCTCGCCCGGGAGCACAACGACGCCAACATCATCGCGGTCGGCGCCCGCCAGCACACCCTGGACGACGCGACCGCCCTGGTCGAGGCGTTCCTGACCACGCCGTTCTCCGGCAACCCGCGGCACTCCCGGCGGATCGCCCAGGTCGCGGCGTACGAGCAGACCCGCGAGCTGCCCGACCTGCCGGCCTGA
- a CDS encoding DUF1015 family protein codes for MTVVHPIARAWITTGGTGAQNYDEFADDAEITAIIEANPHSALGIEMPHRAPESLGKSFLDALPDAMARLTEAKADGSYTPAEQVVVLYRISAPGEESAYGLFAMVDTDQISTRADEPGLVIRNEDVFIAKVRERVALAGALGHLLSPVLLLQTGRGDELHAALAAATESAGAPAATDVDQSGRTHAIWLLGPGPEQDELTALAGGGELVVADGNHRSLAAQTGGLPRFLSVITTPASVAIQPYNRLVSELTTTPAELLDRLRAAGAEITPIDGPVEVPAAGGAVHLYLAGQGYAVTLPHVDGDRLENLDHALVERLLLRDALGLDPGDKRITYVGGDYPASWLTGEVDAGRAELAVLIAPVTVDDFVAVNLAREKMPRKSTWFTPKARGGLVVAELSR; via the coding sequence ATGACGGTCGTGCATCCGATCGCCCGGGCCTGGATCACCACTGGCGGCACCGGCGCGCAAAACTACGACGAGTTCGCCGACGACGCGGAGATCACCGCGATCATCGAGGCGAACCCGCACAGTGCTCTCGGCATCGAGATGCCCCACCGGGCGCCGGAGAGCCTCGGCAAGTCGTTCCTCGACGCCCTCCCGGACGCCATGGCCCGCCTGACCGAGGCCAAGGCGGACGGCAGCTACACCCCGGCCGAGCAGGTCGTGGTGCTCTACCGGATCAGCGCGCCGGGGGAGGAGTCCGCGTACGGGCTCTTCGCCATGGTGGACACCGACCAGATCTCCACCCGGGCCGACGAGCCTGGTCTGGTGATCCGCAACGAGGACGTCTTCATCGCCAAGGTGCGGGAGCGGGTCGCCCTGGCCGGGGCGCTCGGGCACCTGCTCTCGCCCGTGCTGCTGCTCCAGACCGGGCGGGGCGACGAGCTGCACGCCGCGCTCGCCGCGGCGACCGAGTCGGCCGGCGCGCCCGCCGCGACCGACGTCGACCAGTCCGGGCGGACGCACGCCATCTGGCTGCTGGGTCCCGGCCCCGAGCAGGACGAGCTGACCGCCCTCGCGGGCGGCGGCGAGCTGGTGGTCGCCGACGGCAACCACCGCAGCCTGGCCGCGCAGACCGGCGGCCTGCCCCGCTTCCTCTCGGTGATCACCACGCCGGCGTCGGTGGCGATCCAGCCCTACAACCGGCTGGTCAGCGAGCTGACCACCACGCCGGCGGAGCTGCTCGACCGGCTCCGCGCCGCCGGCGCGGAGATCACCCCGATCGACGGCCCGGTCGAGGTCCCGGCGGCCGGCGGCGCCGTCCACCTCTACCTCGCCGGTCAGGGGTACGCGGTGACCCTGCCGCACGTCGACGGCGACCGGCTGGAGAACCTCGACCACGCCCTGGTCGAGCGGCTGCTGCTGCGCGACGCGCTCGGCCTCGACCCGGGTGACAAGCGGATCACCTACGTGGGCGGCGACTACCCGGCGAGCTGGCTCACCGGGGAGGTCGACGCCGGCCGGGCCGAGCTGGCCGTCCTCATCGCCCCGGTGACCGTGGACGACTTCGTCGCGGTCAACCTGGCTCGGGAGAAGATGCCGCGCAAGAGCACCTGGTTCACCCCGAAGGCCCGCGGCGGCCTGGTGGTCGCCGAGCTGTCCCGCTGA